From Natronoarchaeum philippinense, the proteins below share one genomic window:
- a CDS encoding class I SAM-dependent methyltransferase: protein MPDADGRALAAVVEKPRAEVATEQLRAEGVYDDARKVVEYGAETVALPVTAAPAETDVREVVVQTDPERRGTTLPDLLAERGWSDAEIERAPGSWAVIGSVVLVTLEDCPREAELGDALLELHGEADTVLAHEGVSGERREPDSRVIAGDPTTETIHTEHGTRYALDLREVMFSPGNKAERARMADVIAGEVGPAVETGGSAGTDAETPERVFDMFAGIGYFTLPMARAGADVVAAEINPASYRYLIENAVLNDVQDRVEAYRADCRDVEVDAVDRVVMGYYEAHEYLDTAVSAVASGGVVHVHEATPEVELWDRPVGRIEDAADRAGRGVEIEGRRKIKSHSEGVWHVVVDARIV, encoded by the coding sequence ATGCCTGACGCCGACGGCCGGGCGCTCGCGGCGGTCGTCGAGAAGCCCCGCGCCGAGGTCGCCACCGAGCAGTTGCGCGCCGAGGGCGTCTACGACGACGCTCGAAAGGTCGTCGAGTACGGCGCCGAGACGGTCGCGCTCCCGGTGACGGCGGCGCCCGCCGAGACCGACGTGCGCGAGGTCGTCGTCCAGACGGACCCGGAGCGCCGGGGGACGACACTGCCCGATTTGCTTGCCGAACGAGGCTGGAGCGACGCCGAAATCGAGCGCGCACCGGGGTCGTGGGCCGTGATCGGGAGCGTCGTGCTCGTCACGCTGGAGGACTGTCCGCGCGAAGCAGAGCTCGGCGACGCCCTGCTCGAACTGCACGGCGAAGCCGACACCGTGCTGGCTCACGAGGGCGTCTCCGGCGAGCGCCGCGAGCCCGACAGCCGGGTGATCGCCGGCGATCCGACCACGGAGACGATCCACACCGAACACGGCACGCGCTACGCACTCGACCTCCGAGAGGTGATGTTCTCGCCGGGGAACAAGGCCGAGCGCGCGCGGATGGCCGACGTGATCGCGGGCGAGGTAGGGCCGGCCGTCGAGACCGGTGGGAGTGCCGGGACGGATGCCGAGACGCCCGAGCGCGTCTTCGACATGTTCGCCGGAATCGGCTACTTCACGCTCCCGATGGCGCGGGCCGGCGCCGACGTTGTTGCCGCGGAGATCAACCCCGCGTCGTACCGCTACCTGATCGAGAACGCCGTCCTCAACGACGTACAGGACCGGGTCGAAGCCTACCGCGCGGACTGCCGGGACGTGGAGGTCGACGCCGTCGACCGGGTCGTGATGGGCTACTACGAGGCCCACGAGTACCTCGATACGGCCGTCTCGGCGGTGGCGTCCGGCGGCGTCGTCCACGTCCACGAGGCGACGCCGGAGGTCGAACTGTGGGACCGCCCCGTCGGTCGGATCGAAGACGCCGCCGACCGGGCGGGCCGCGGCGTCGAGATCGAAGGCCGGCGGAAAATCAAGAGCCACAGCGAGGGCGTCTGGCACGTCGTCGTCGACGCGCGGATCGTCTGA
- a CDS encoding DUF7504 family protein encodes MSTPQTRTVGDVLAALPDNGSVLVSGAGRETLGRLPYQLLRSSVGVDDAAVIVTTEDAGDRLVRQFTNSGDSPARSRVGVVDATPSGHRQATPEDGIWSASSPVDFNGTGAGIDRCHDHLDGDAVHLLYDTLTTPLLSADSETVARYAHHVSLRVDDSPGIGLFPIHTNVTSERDAARLKHLFDAHVEVRKCGGERQVRCSGVDNDWCGWQDLQDGDATTEFSGIV; translated from the coding sequence GTGAGTACACCACAGACCAGAACCGTCGGCGACGTACTCGCAGCGCTCCCCGACAACGGGAGCGTGCTGGTCTCTGGCGCGGGGCGTGAGACGCTCGGCCGACTTCCCTATCAGCTACTTCGGTCGTCCGTCGGCGTCGACGACGCCGCGGTCATCGTCACGACTGAGGACGCGGGCGACCGACTCGTCCGTCAGTTCACCAACTCCGGAGACAGCCCGGCCCGCTCTCGCGTCGGCGTCGTCGACGCTACCCCGTCGGGCCACCGGCAGGCGACGCCCGAGGACGGCATCTGGAGCGCGTCGTCGCCCGTCGATTTCAACGGCACTGGTGCCGGTATCGACCGCTGTCACGATCACCTCGATGGCGACGCCGTGCATCTGCTGTACGACACCCTCACGACGCCGCTTCTCTCCGCTGACTCGGAAACGGTCGCTCGCTACGCCCACCACGTCTCTCTGCGGGTCGACGACAGCCCCGGCATCGGCCTGTTTCCGATCCACACGAACGTGACTTCCGAACGGGACGCTGCCCGACTCAAACATCTCTTCGACGCCCACGTCGAAGTCCGCAAGTGCGGTGGCGAGCGGCAGGTGCGGTGCTCAGGCGTCGACAACGATTGGTGTGGCTGGCAGGACCTGCAGGACGGCGACGCGACTACCGAATTTTCAGGAATCGTGTGA
- a CDS encoding RAD55 family ATPase has translation MARVPFGISRLDSMIGGGAPPGSVVLVAGEVGAGAREFIYTSAVMNGLAHADEEQFDLYYGGLHDRTRLPAGVRYLSFTASEPELTEEMRYAMETDLVDAATDPIDFVDLSSEYFQLSQVPTEWYSSMTQSITSLGADHDRKDVLDALGDYLNDHAEDSLVVIDSITDLLSLDDQLQWDDVPMLLKGLKRASNRWGGLILLLVTVDTLTDTQLGQLMAATDGAMLFEWASGGSERDRTMVVKQFRGVLSRLEAENIIRFETEINDAGFDISDVRKIR, from the coding sequence ATGGCTCGCGTTCCGTTCGGCATCTCTCGGCTGGACTCGATGATCGGCGGTGGCGCACCGCCGGGGAGCGTCGTGCTGGTGGCCGGCGAGGTCGGCGCCGGCGCTCGGGAGTTCATCTACACCAGCGCGGTGATGAACGGACTCGCACACGCCGACGAGGAGCAGTTCGATCTCTACTACGGCGGCCTCCACGACCGAACCCGACTACCTGCTGGCGTTCGCTATCTCTCCTTTACGGCCAGCGAACCCGAACTGACCGAGGAGATGCGCTACGCGATGGAGACCGATCTCGTCGACGCCGCTACCGATCCGATCGACTTCGTCGATCTCTCCTCGGAGTACTTCCAGCTGAGTCAGGTGCCGACCGAGTGGTACTCCTCGATGACCCAGAGCATCACCTCGCTCGGCGCCGACCACGACCGCAAGGACGTACTCGACGCGCTCGGGGATTACCTCAACGACCACGCCGAGGACAGCCTCGTCGTCATCGACTCGATCACCGACCTGCTCAGCCTCGACGACCAGCTTCAGTGGGATGACGTGCCGATGCTGCTCAAGGGGCTCAAGCGGGCCTCGAACCGCTGGGGAGGGCTGATATTGCTTTTGGTCACCGTCGACACGCTCACCGATACGCAACTCGGCCAACTGATGGCGGCGACCGACGGCGCCATGCTGTTCGAGTGGGCAAGCGGCGGCAGCGAGCGCGACCGGACGATGGTCGTCAAGCAGTTCCGCGGCGTCCTCTCGCGATTGGAGGCCGAGAACATCATCCGCTTCGAGACCGAGATCAACGACGCCGGCTTCGACATCAGCGACGTGCGCAAGATACGCTGA
- the ilvD gene encoding dihydroxy-acid dehydratase, which translates to MSQQEEPHHADKDPDLRSTEVTQGVEKAPHRAMFRAMGYDDEDLAAPMVGVANPAADITPCNVHLDDVADSAYEAVDAADGMPIEFGTITISDAISMGTEGMKASLTSREVIADSVELVSFGERMDGLVTIGGCDKNMPGMMMAMIRTDLPSVFLYGGSIMPGEHEGREITVQNVFEGVGAVAQGEMSEDELDEMERHACPGAGSCGGMFTANTMASVAEALGLAPLGAAGPPAEHEDRYEVAERAGELAVDAIENDRKPSDILTKKSFENAIALQVAVGGSTNAVLHLLAMAAEAGVDLSIEEFDEISQRTPKIADLQPGGTRVMNDLYEIGGVPVVLRRLLDAGLLHGDQLTITGRTIAEELEHLESQGELPDDEEIEADFLYTVDEPKNEEGAIRILTGNLAPGGSVLKVTGDDDLHHEGPVRVFEGEEDAMKYVQEGNVESGDVIAIRNEGPRGGPGMREMLGVTAAVAGQDHAEDVALITDGRFSGATRGFSIGHVAPEAYTGGPIGALEDGDVITVDIADRTLEVDLTDEEIERRLEERDEPEPNYTSGVMAKYGQSFGSAENGAVTNPGAKED; encoded by the coding sequence ATGAGCCAGCAGGAAGAGCCACACCACGCCGACAAAGACCCCGACCTCCGGAGCACCGAGGTCACCCAAGGGGTCGAGAAAGCGCCCCACCGGGCGATGTTCCGGGCGATGGGCTACGACGACGAGGACTTGGCCGCGCCGATGGTCGGCGTGGCGAACCCAGCGGCGGACATCACGCCGTGTAACGTCCACCTAGACGATGTCGCAGACAGCGCCTACGAGGCAGTCGATGCCGCCGACGGAATGCCGATCGAGTTCGGCACGATCACGATCTCCGACGCCATCTCGATGGGGACCGAGGGGATGAAGGCGTCGCTGACCTCCCGGGAGGTCATCGCCGACTCGGTCGAGCTCGTTTCCTTCGGCGAGCGCATGGACGGGCTCGTGACGATCGGCGGCTGCGACAAGAACATGCCCGGCATGATGATGGCGATGATCCGCACCGACCTGCCCTCCGTGTTCCTCTACGGCGGGTCGATCATGCCCGGCGAACACGAGGGCCGTGAGATCACCGTCCAGAACGTGTTCGAGGGCGTCGGCGCCGTCGCGCAGGGCGAGATGAGCGAGGACGAACTCGACGAGATGGAACGGCACGCCTGCCCCGGCGCCGGCTCCTGCGGCGGGATGTTCACCGCCAACACGATGGCGTCGGTCGCCGAGGCGCTCGGGCTGGCGCCGCTTGGCGCCGCCGGCCCGCCCGCCGAACACGAGGATCGCTACGAGGTCGCCGAGCGCGCCGGCGAGCTCGCCGTCGACGCGATCGAGAACGACCGCAAGCCCAGCGACATCCTCACGAAGAAGTCCTTCGAGAACGCGATCGCGCTGCAGGTCGCCGTCGGCGGGTCGACCAACGCCGTGCTCCACCTGCTGGCGATGGCCGCCGAGGCCGGGGTCGACCTCTCGATCGAGGAGTTCGACGAGATCAGCCAGCGCACGCCCAAGATCGCCGACCTCCAGCCCGGCGGCACGCGCGTGATGAACGATCTTTACGAGATCGGCGGCGTCCCCGTCGTCCTCCGACGCCTGCTCGACGCCGGGCTGCTCCACGGCGACCAGCTCACGATCACCGGCCGGACGATCGCCGAAGAGCTCGAACACCTCGAATCGCAGGGCGAACTGCCCGACGACGAGGAGATCGAGGCCGACTTCCTCTACACAGTCGACGAGCCCAAAAACGAGGAAGGCGCCATCCGCATCCTGACTGGCAACCTCGCACCGGGCGGCTCCGTGCTCAAGGTCACGGGCGACGACGACCTCCACCACGAGGGCCCTGTCCGCGTGTTCGAGGGCGAGGAAGACGCCATGAAGTACGTCCAAGAGGGCAACGTCGAATCGGGCGACGTCATCGCAATCCGGAACGAAGGCCCACGGGGCGGCCCCGGCATGCGCGAGATGCTCGGCGTCACCGCCGCAGTCGCCGGACAGGACCACGCCGAGGACGTGGCGCTGATCACCGACGGCCGCTTCTCGGGCGCGACCCGTGGATTCTCGATCGGCCACGTCGCCCCCGAGGCCTACACGGGCGGTCCGATCGGCGCGCTCGAAGACGGCGACGTCATCACCGTCGACATCGCCGACCGCACCCTCGAAGTCGACCTCACCGACGAGGAGATCGAGCGCCGCCTCGAAGAACGCGACGAGCCCGAGCCAAACTACACCAGCGGCGTGATGGCGAAGTACGGCCAGTCGTTCGGCTCGGCCGAAAACGGCGCGGTGACCAACCCCGGCGCGAAAGAGGACTGA
- a CDS encoding carotenoid oxygenase family protein: protein MAADHRLGFRNGEGHPPTDLPVEGDLPEWLSGVLLRNGPGRFSVGDQTVNHWFDGFALLRRFAIRDGGVEYASRFLRSDAYERARSEGALRHDEFGTRPDDGLRGRLRRLISGELTDNASITVTHRGGEFVAVTEPPRAWAFDPDSLRTLEPRRFDDGVDATGSTAHRHYDPRRGETWGLATRHGRNGGYVLHRRPDGSSRREPVATIEVDQPAYIHSFALTDRYAVVTEPPFVTSPRRLLTADTFLDAHEWRPEQGTRFFVCERAIGAVAGPYRADPCFVFHHANAFEADGELVVDLVAFDDASAVTDFELSNLRSAEPDLPAGELRRYRLPVGPTDSDEMPSVPSPEAARATASETPVEPTPTTLHEGPVAFPAIDYVERNGRSYRYVYAAGNRHDPPETFLNRLIKVDVGTGDARTWSEAGVHPGEPVFVPAPPGRRDGEDDGVVLSVVLDTDEERSALVVLDAVDLSVRARAPLPHALPIGFHGQFYRDGSRPIQSMA from the coding sequence ATGGCCGCCGACCACAGACTCGGCTTCCGCAACGGTGAGGGCCATCCACCCACCGACTTGCCCGTCGAGGGCGACCTCCCCGAGTGGCTCTCGGGCGTTTTGCTTCGGAACGGCCCCGGCCGGTTTTCGGTCGGCGATCAGACCGTGAACCACTGGTTCGACGGGTTCGCGCTGCTCCGGCGGTTTGCGATCCGCGACGGCGGCGTCGAGTACGCCAGCCGGTTCCTCCGGAGCGACGCCTACGAGCGAGCGCGGTCGGAGGGTGCACTCCGACACGACGAGTTCGGCACCCGGCCCGACGACGGTCTCAGGGGTAGACTGCGACGACTCATCTCCGGAGAGCTAACGGACAACGCCTCGATCACCGTGACCCACCGCGGCGGCGAGTTCGTCGCCGTCACCGAGCCGCCGCGGGCGTGGGCGTTCGACCCCGACAGCCTGCGCACGCTCGAACCCCGGCGCTTCGACGACGGCGTCGACGCCACCGGCTCGACCGCTCACCGCCACTACGACCCGCGGCGGGGCGAGACGTGGGGGCTGGCCACCCGCCACGGCAGGAACGGCGGCTACGTCCTCCACCGACGGCCGGACGGGAGTTCCCGGCGCGAGCCGGTTGCGACGATCGAAGTCGATCAGCCCGCCTACATCCACAGTTTCGCGCTGACCGACCGGTACGCCGTCGTCACCGAACCGCCCTTCGTCACGTCGCCGCGCCGATTGCTGACCGCCGACACGTTTCTCGACGCCCACGAGTGGCGGCCGGAGCAGGGCACCCGATTTTTCGTCTGCGAGCGCGCGATCGGCGCGGTCGCCGGACCCTACCGCGCCGACCCGTGTTTCGTCTTCCACCACGCCAACGCCTTCGAGGCGGACGGCGAGCTGGTCGTCGATCTGGTCGCGTTCGACGACGCGAGCGCCGTCACCGACTTCGAACTGTCGAATCTCCGCTCTGCCGAGCCCGACCTGCCCGCGGGCGAACTGCGGCGCTACCGGCTCCCGGTGGGACCGACCGATTCGGACGAGATGCCGAGCGTGCCATCCCCGGAAGCGGCCCGGGCGACGGCGTCCGAGACGCCGGTCGAACCGACGCCGACGACGCTGCACGAGGGGCCGGTGGCGTTCCCCGCGATCGATTACGTCGAGCGAAACGGACGATCTTACCGGTACGTCTACGCCGCCGGAAACCGCCACGATCCGCCGGAGACGTTCCTGAATCGGTTAATCAAAGTCGATGTCGGGACCGGCGACGCGCGGACGTGGTCGGAGGCAGGCGTCCATCCCGGCGAGCCGGTGTTCGTGCCAGCCCCGCCGGGACGCCGCGACGGCGAGGACGACGGCGTCGTCCTCTCGGTCGTCCTCGACACCGACGAGGAGCGTTCGGCGCTGGTCGTCTTGGACGCCGTTGACCTCTCAGTACGCGCCCGAGCACCGCTTCCCCACGCGCTTCCCATCGGGTTCCACGGGCAGTTCTACCGGGACGGGAGCCGGCCGATCCAGTCGATGGCCTGA
- a CDS encoding methyl-accepting chemotaxis protein, with protein sequence MLSRLRGLLPDSVRNSYPLKVGAALVAVILLVSAVGGVVYAHTGDTLRQDTQQELETAATSEADRIDQWLEDTRFQQSKLASSHSLRIDDGDEIQARLATTVDQHDSVRGAYHVNVTSGAVLDVYGHGLIATGGSLRSASHERVRALNDPSTTVTTATVSRSELFRAGPDGSAVFLFVSNVETDEHRAVVSVIDAATLSEATLQRRSDGETVVVNDSGTVVLALDESRLLQSAGVDAGDRPDGGGFFTAIGDDGAQQAVGYAGLTEADWTTTASVPTAAAYALQSDISRGILAMVLVATGGALAIALTIGRNTVRSVRDLSDRAAALEAGDLDVDLETERTDEFGRLYDAFGSMRDSLREQIRAAESAREAADRQRAESEQFARNLETTADEYGAVMSACADGDLTRRIDPDDESEAMATVGREFNDMLDQLEATVAGVARFAEDVAVRSEQVTAGAADVRDASERVTDSIQEISEGAERQHAQYETVSAEMQTLAASVQQVATSAEEVADIAEQTAETGREGRDAAEDAIAEMDAVEHSSRDAVEAIDDLQSEMEEIEDVVELITELAEQTNLVALNASIEAARTGDGDREGFGVVADEVRSLADETKAAATDIEERIESIRDQTTRTASEVRAAADDIRDSAATVRDAADAFEGIDEHAAATNQGVQEIRAATSQQAATTEEVVSMADEAATVSEATTAEAETVAAAAEEQTSTMVEVADNASGLADRADSLRDALERFETRASVDGGDFDDDRTPPRDDDRTLTRNDGPDLGDAGASEATGAETTNADPDDGESPSPIPASTTD encoded by the coding sequence ATGCTATCTCGGCTCCGGGGGCTCCTCCCCGATTCGGTACGGAACAGCTACCCGCTGAAGGTCGGCGCCGCGCTGGTCGCCGTCATCTTGCTCGTGAGCGCCGTCGGCGGCGTCGTCTACGCTCACACCGGCGACACCCTGCGCCAAGACACCCAGCAGGAGCTAGAGACAGCCGCGACCAGCGAGGCCGACCGGATCGACCAGTGGCTGGAGGATACCCGGTTCCAGCAGTCGAAACTCGCCAGCTCGCACTCGCTGCGGATCGACGACGGCGACGAGATTCAGGCCCGGCTTGCGACTACCGTCGACCAGCACGACAGCGTCAGGGGTGCCTACCACGTGAACGTCACCTCCGGCGCGGTGCTCGACGTGTACGGCCACGGCCTAATCGCCACGGGCGGCTCGCTTCGTTCGGCCAGTCACGAGCGGGTGCGGGCGCTCAACGACCCGAGCACGACGGTCACGACGGCGACCGTCTCCCGTTCGGAACTGTTCCGCGCGGGACCGGACGGATCGGCCGTCTTCCTGTTCGTCAGCAACGTCGAGACCGACGAGCACCGCGCCGTGGTGTCGGTCATCGACGCCGCGACGCTCTCGGAGGCGACGCTCCAGCGGCGCAGCGACGGCGAGACGGTCGTCGTCAACGACTCGGGAACAGTTGTACTTGCGCTCGACGAGTCGCGGCTGCTCCAGTCGGCCGGCGTCGACGCGGGCGACCGGCCGGACGGCGGCGGCTTTTTCACCGCAATCGGCGACGACGGCGCCCAGCAGGCGGTCGGGTACGCTGGCCTGACCGAAGCCGACTGGACGACCACCGCCAGCGTGCCGACGGCGGCGGCCTACGCCCTGCAGTCGGACATCTCGCGGGGCATCCTTGCGATGGTGCTGGTCGCCACCGGCGGCGCGCTGGCGATCGCGCTCACGATCGGGCGCAACACGGTGCGCTCGGTTCGGGACCTTTCGGACCGGGCGGCCGCCCTCGAAGCCGGCGACCTCGATGTCGACCTCGAAACGGAGCGCACCGACGAGTTCGGCCGGCTGTACGACGCCTTCGGAAGCATGCGTGACTCATTACGCGAACAGATACGCGCAGCAGAGAGTGCGCGCGAGGCGGCCGACCGCCAGCGTGCCGAGTCCGAACAGTTCGCCCGGAATCTCGAAACGACCGCCGACGAGTACGGCGCCGTCATGTCGGCGTGTGCCGACGGCGACCTCACCCGCCGGATCGACCCCGACGACGAGAGCGAGGCGATGGCGACGGTCGGTCGGGAGTTCAACGACATGCTCGACCAGTTAGAGGCGACCGTCGCCGGCGTCGCCCGGTTCGCCGAGGACGTCGCGGTCCGCAGCGAGCAGGTGACTGCGGGCGCCGCCGACGTGCGGGACGCCTCTGAACGGGTCACCGACTCGATTCAGGAGATCTCCGAGGGCGCCGAGCGCCAGCACGCCCAGTACGAGACCGTCTCCGCGGAGATGCAGACGCTCGCGGCGTCGGTTCAGCAGGTCGCAACCTCGGCGGAGGAAGTCGCAGACATCGCCGAGCAGACCGCCGAGACCGGCCGTGAGGGGCGCGACGCCGCCGAGGACGCCATCGCGGAGATGGACGCCGTCGAGCACTCCTCGCGGGACGCCGTCGAAGCTATCGACGATCTCCAGTCCGAGATGGAGGAGATCGAGGACGTCGTCGAACTGATCACCGAGCTGGCCGAGCAGACGAATCTGGTCGCGCTCAACGCCAGCATCGAGGCCGCTCGCACGGGTGACGGCGACCGCGAGGGTTTCGGCGTCGTCGCCGACGAGGTGCGGTCGCTCGCCGACGAGACCAAGGCGGCCGCCACCGACATCGAGGAGCGGATCGAGTCGATCCGCGACCAGACCACCCGGACGGCGTCGGAAGTGCGGGCCGCAGCCGACGACATCCGCGACAGCGCGGCGACCGTCCGCGACGCCGCCGACGCGTTCGAGGGGATCGACGAGCACGCCGCGGCGACCAACCAGGGCGTCCAAGAGATCCGCGCGGCGACGAGCCAGCAGGCCGCCACCACCGAGGAGGTCGTCTCGATGGCCGACGAGGCAGCGACGGTCAGCGAGGCGACGACCGCCGAGGCCGAGACGGTCGCGGCCGCCGCCGAAGAGCAGACCTCGACGATGGTCGAAGTCGCGGACAACGCCTCCGGACTCGCCGACCGCGCCGATAGCCTGCGTGACGCGCTCGAGCGGTTCGAGACGCGCGCGTCGGTCGACGGCGGCGACTTCGACGATGACCGAACTCCGCCCCGGGACGACGATAGAACTCTGACGCGAAACGACGGCCCAGACCTCGGCGACGCCGGCGCGTCCGAAGCGACCGGCGCCGAGACGACGAACGCCGACCCCGATGACGGGGAGTCGCCGTCCCCGATTCCGGCGTCGACGACCGACTGA
- a CDS encoding 60S ribosomal export protein NMD3, protein MSETRAFCPRCGDAIDTPRSVREERRGDPALCDECYFEEFELIDAPDRVQVRVCATCGAVHRGNRWVDVGAEDYTEVAIEEVSESLSVHFDAEEVAWSVEPEQVDQTTIRMHCFFTGVVNGTPVEEQVTVPVKITRQTCDRCGRISGDYYASILQLRARDRTPTDEEVERTREIANEVVEEMEATGDRNAFVTDATEVDAGLNIKLSTNKIGMKVARKVVEEFGGSYSDSETLVSEDEDGNGVYRVTFAVRLPPYRPGEVIDPEDDDGPVLVTSARGNLKGTRLTTGERYEASYEEGDAPEAKRLGTIDDAEETTLVTVEDDRAVQVLDPETYRAKTIARPDYLDADAETVPVLKSRAGLHVLPEDDRADRDGNDDA, encoded by the coding sequence ATGAGCGAGACGCGCGCGTTCTGCCCCCGGTGCGGCGACGCCATCGACACGCCGCGATCGGTCCGCGAGGAGCGCCGCGGCGACCCCGCCCTGTGCGACGAGTGTTACTTCGAGGAGTTCGAGTTGATCGACGCGCCCGACCGCGTGCAGGTGCGGGTCTGTGCGACCTGCGGCGCGGTCCATCGGGGTAATCGCTGGGTCGACGTTGGCGCCGAGGACTACACCGAGGTCGCGATCGAAGAGGTCAGCGAGTCGCTGTCGGTCCACTTCGACGCCGAAGAGGTCGCTTGGAGCGTCGAACCCGAGCAGGTCGACCAGACGACCATCCGGATGCACTGTTTCTTTACGGGAGTGGTCAACGGCACGCCCGTCGAGGAGCAGGTGACGGTTCCGGTGAAGATCACCCGCCAGACCTGCGATCGCTGCGGTCGGATCTCCGGGGACTACTACGCCAGCATCCTCCAGTTGCGCGCCCGCGACCGGACGCCGACCGACGAGGAGGTCGAGCGCACCAGAGAGATCGCAAACGAAGTCGTCGAGGAGATGGAAGCGACCGGCGACCGCAACGCCTTCGTCACCGACGCGACCGAGGTCGACGCCGGACTGAATATCAAGCTCTCGACCAACAAGATCGGGATGAAAGTCGCCCGCAAGGTCGTCGAGGAGTTCGGCGGGAGCTACTCCGACTCCGAAACGCTCGTCTCCGAAGACGAGGACGGCAACGGCGTCTACCGGGTCACCTTCGCCGTCCGGCTGCCGCCCTACCGTCCGGGCGAAGTGATCGACCCCGAGGACGACGACGGGCCCGTGCTGGTCACCAGCGCCCGCGGAAATCTCAAGGGCACCCGCCTGACGACCGGCGAGCGCTATGAGGCGTCCTACGAGGAGGGCGACGCACCCGAGGCCAAACGGCTGGGCACGATCGACGACGCCGAGGAGACGACCCTCGTGACTGTCGAGGACGACCGCGCCGTGCAGGTGCTCGATCCCGAGACCTACCGCGCAAAGACGATCGCCCGACCGGACTACCTCGACGCCGACGCCGAGACCGTCCCCGTACTCAAGAGCCGGGCGGGCTTGCACGTGCTCCCCGAAGACGATCGGGCCGACCGCGACGGGAACGACGATGCCTGA
- a CDS encoding beta-ribofuranosylaminobenzene 5'-phosphate synthase family protein, producing the protein MTDARVEATARLHFGFQNLSLAHQRLYGGIGVALDRPAFVVTAERAEEVSVRDDADGPDATAVASEHARRAVDLLGVPGVAVTVRERFPRHVGLGSGTQFALAVYAAVAAAHDRPVDVRAAAPKLGRGGRSGVGVAGFERGGFVVDGGHPTSQFTTDRPADGEWTVPPVTARHDLPDDWRFVLVLPDADPGRSGDDEDSSMRSVVEDADPALADEISAVLTRRLLPAAAAGRREAFGAAVAEIGRLNGAWYTDAQGGVFRPPVGRIVEELGEHPVVSGVGQSSWGPIVYGLTDRDSVGQAKAAARDALDAASVDGRVLAAGVRNEGAVTER; encoded by the coding sequence ATGACTGACGCGCGAGTCGAGGCGACCGCTCGGCTCCACTTCGGCTTCCAGAACCTCTCGCTGGCCCACCAGCGACTCTACGGCGGCATCGGCGTCGCGCTCGACCGGCCGGCCTTCGTCGTGACCGCCGAGCGCGCCGAGGAGGTTTCCGTCCGCGACGACGCCGACGGCCCCGACGCGACCGCCGTCGCCAGCGAGCACGCCCGCAGAGCCGTCGATCTACTCGGCGTGCCCGGCGTCGCCGTCACGGTCCGCGAACGGTTTCCCAGACACGTCGGCCTCGGCAGCGGCACGCAGTTCGCGCTCGCGGTGTACGCCGCCGTCGCCGCGGCGCACGACCGGCCGGTCGACGTGCGCGCGGCGGCGCCGAAACTCGGTCGGGGCGGGCGCAGCGGCGTCGGCGTCGCCGGCTTCGAGCGCGGCGGCTTCGTCGTCGACGGCGGCCATCCCACCAGCCAGTTCACCACCGACCGGCCGGCCGACGGCGAGTGGACGGTACCCCCGGTCACCGCGCGCCACGACCTGCCCGACGACTGGCGGTTCGTGCTCGTGCTGCCGGACGCCGATCCCGGGCGGAGCGGCGACGACGAGGACTCAAGCATGCGCTCGGTCGTCGAGGACGCCGATCCCGCGCTGGCCGACGAGATCAGCGCCGTCCTCACCCGTCGGCTCCTGCCCGCTGCCGCGGCCGGTCGACGCGAGGCGTTCGGCGCCGCGGTCGCCGAGATCGGGCGGCTCAACGGCGCGTGGTACACCGACGCGCAGGGCGGCGTGTTCCGCCCGCCGGTCGGCCGGATCGTCGAGGAACTGGGCGAACACCCTGTCGTCTCCGGCGTCGGCCAGTCCTCGTGGGGACCGATCGTCTACGGGCTGACCGACCGCGACTCGGTCGGACAGGCGAAAGCCGCGGCCCGGGACGCGCTCGACGCCGCGAGCGTCGACGGGCGGGTGCTCGCTGCGGGCGTTCGCAACGAGGGTGCAGTTACCGAGCGTTGA